A genomic stretch from Bosea sp. F3-2 includes:
- the tssG gene encoding type VI secretion system baseplate subunit TssG produces the protein MTEEAANPLEKAPNYQAQLEAEPWRFDFYAVMRRLERSFPEKPRIGDVASRREEYVALGEQAFLDFPASSIAEADRDAQGRLRLFVKFLGLLGPQGALPLATTEESYHWQIARDDAFPRFLDIFNHRFLQLFYRAWADSRPIAQHDRPDLDRFAAYIGSMIGVGSKPYRDRDSVPDAEKLAHAGLIGAQAKSASRLQRFLAGLFKADVEIEQFVGMRLVFDPADRTRLGGAHCTLGGDALLGASVYSVEDKFRVKIVAGDLEQFERFLPNGDRCALLADAVFLHLGEQFEWDVELALPVGEAKPVRLGQSGHLGWTSWMAPNWTIEEGALRRDARFHPAERMRLKRSSAA, from the coding sequence GTGACGGAAGAGGCTGCCAACCCGCTGGAGAAGGCGCCGAACTATCAGGCGCAGCTGGAAGCCGAGCCCTGGCGCTTCGACTTCTATGCGGTGATGCGCCGGCTGGAGCGCAGCTTCCCGGAGAAGCCGCGCATCGGCGATGTCGCTTCGCGGCGCGAGGAATATGTCGCGCTGGGCGAGCAGGCTTTCCTCGACTTCCCGGCGTCGAGCATCGCGGAGGCGGATCGCGACGCGCAGGGGCGGCTGCGGCTCTTCGTCAAGTTCCTCGGCCTGCTCGGTCCGCAAGGCGCGCTGCCGCTGGCGACGACCGAGGAGAGCTATCATTGGCAGATCGCGCGCGACGACGCCTTTCCGCGCTTCCTCGACATCTTCAACCACCGCTTCCTGCAGCTCTTCTATCGCGCTTGGGCGGATTCGCGGCCGATCGCGCAGCATGACCGGCCCGATCTCGACCGCTTCGCCGCTTATATCGGCAGCATGATCGGTGTGGGCTCGAAGCCCTATCGGGATCGCGACAGCGTGCCCGATGCCGAGAAGCTCGCCCACGCCGGGCTGATCGGCGCGCAGGCGAAATCCGCCTCGCGCTTGCAGCGTTTCCTCGCAGGGTTGTTCAAGGCGGATGTCGAGATCGAGCAGTTCGTCGGCATGCGCCTCGTCTTCGATCCCGCCGACCGGACGCGGCTCGGCGGGGCGCATTGCACGCTGGGCGGAGACGCGTTGCTCGGCGCCAGCGTCTACAGTGTCGAGGACAAGTTTCGCGTGAAGATTGTGGCTGGTGATCTCGAACAGTTCGAGCGCTTCCTGCCGAATGGCGATCGCTGTGCGCTGCTGGCGGATGCCGTCTTCCTGCATCTCGGCGAGCAGTTCGAGTGGGATGTCGAGCTCGCGCTGCCGGTGGGGGAGGCGAAACCCGTCAGGCTCGGCCAGTCCGGCCATCTCGGCTGGACGAGCTGGATGGCGCCGAACTGGACCATCGAAGAGGGCGCACTGCGCCGCGACGCCCGTTTCCATCCCGCCGAGCGCATGCGCCTGAAACGCAGCAGCGCCGCCTAA
- the glpD gene encoding glycerol-3-phosphate dehydrogenase yields the protein MASEITSPTAGFGTDPGAPYDLAVIGGGINGCGIARDAAGRGASVVLFEKDDLASATSSRSTKLIHGGLRYLEYYEFRLVREALMERERLWAIAPHIIRPLRFVLPHHKGLRPAWLLRLGLFLYDHIGGRKLLPATRTLDLAHDVVGRPLKDNQAKAFEYSDCWVEDARLVVLNAIDAAVRGTAIHTRTRVASAHRENGLWQLVTEGPEGRRTLWAKALVNAAGPWVAEVLSGVIHTNTRAGVRMVQGSHIVVPKLYDHDRCYIFQNADGRIVFAIPYEQDFTLIGTTDRDYKGDPAEVAATPEEIAYLCAAASEYFRQPVTPDSVVWTYSGVRPLYDDGASKAQEATRDYVLTLDAPQGEAPLLSVFGGKITTYRRLAEAAIAKLAPHAPWAARANWTMTGALPGGDFPVGGFDKLVGEIAASYPWLERKTATRLARCYGTRARDILADAKSLADLGRHFGADLYESEVRYLMHAEWARQAVDVLWRRSKLGLRLSTAEREALDDFMRREVTAAA from the coding sequence ATGGCTTCCGAAATCACATCGCCCACCGCCGGCTTCGGCACGGACCCTGGCGCCCCCTACGATCTCGCGGTCATCGGCGGCGGCATCAATGGCTGCGGCATCGCCCGCGACGCAGCCGGGCGCGGCGCCTCGGTCGTGCTGTTCGAGAAGGACGACCTCGCCAGCGCCACCTCCTCGCGCTCGACCAAGCTGATCCATGGCGGGTTGCGCTATCTCGAATATTACGAGTTCCGGCTGGTGCGCGAGGCGCTGATGGAGCGCGAGCGGCTCTGGGCGATCGCGCCGCATATCATCCGGCCGCTGCGTTTCGTGCTGCCGCATCACAAGGGGCTTCGCCCGGCCTGGCTGCTGCGCCTCGGACTGTTCCTTTACGACCATATCGGCGGCCGCAAGCTCCTGCCCGCCACGCGCACGCTCGATCTCGCGCATGACGTCGTCGGCAGGCCGCTGAAGGACAACCAGGCGAAGGCTTTCGAATACTCCGACTGCTGGGTCGAGGATGCCCGGCTCGTCGTGCTGAACGCGATCGACGCCGCCGTGCGCGGCACCGCGATCCACACCCGCACGCGCGTCGCCTCCGCGCATCGCGAAAACGGCCTCTGGCAACTGGTGACGGAAGGCCCGGAAGGCAGGCGGACGCTCTGGGCGAAGGCGCTCGTCAACGCCGCCGGCCCCTGGGTCGCCGAGGTGCTGAGCGGCGTGATCCACACAAATACCCGGGCCGGCGTCCGCATGGTCCAGGGCAGCCATATCGTCGTGCCCAAGCTCTACGACCACGACCGCTGCTACATCTTCCAGAATGCGGACGGACGCATCGTCTTCGCCATCCCCTACGAGCAGGACTTCACCCTGATCGGCACCACCGACCGCGACTACAAGGGCGATCCGGCCGAGGTCGCCGCGACGCCCGAGGAGATCGCCTATCTCTGCGCCGCCGCGAGCGAGTATTTCCGCCAGCCGGTCACGCCCGATTCCGTGGTCTGGACCTATTCCGGCGTTCGTCCGCTCTATGACGACGGCGCCTCGAAGGCGCAGGAAGCGACCCGCGACTACGTCCTGACGCTCGACGCCCCGCAGGGCGAGGCCCCGCTTCTCTCCGTCTTCGGCGGCAAGATCACGACCTATCGCCGCCTGGCGGAAGCCGCGATCGCCAAGCTCGCGCCGCATGCACCCTGGGCCGCCCGTGCCAACTGGACGATGACCGGCGCCCTGCCCGGCGGCGACTTCCCGGTCGGGGGCTTCGACAAGCTGGTCGGCGAGATCGCCGCCTCCTACCCCTGGCTGGAACGCAAGACCGCGACGCGGCTCGCCCGCTGCTACGGCACCCGCGCCCGTGACATCCTTGCCGATGCGAAGAGCCTCGCCGATCTCGGCCGCCATTTCGGCGCCGATCTGTATGAAAGCGAAGTCCGTTATCTCATGCACGCCGAATGGGCACGCCAGGCAGTGGACGTGCTCTGGCGGCGCAGCAAGCTGGGCTTGCGGCTCTCCACCGCCGAACGCGAGGCGCTCGACGACTTCATGCGGCGGGAAGTCACGGCAGCGGCCTGA
- a CDS encoding peptidoglycan-binding domain-containing protein, whose translation MAFSEYANWWDKQKRETEVILGEWVQDNPQWWAVTIATTVQTSMDLGAGFVDVLRFGEGMAEGGFKGVGKDALRLLAILGPLGRAGGMLSRLAHLRQIRLAVQVRGVTGPCTFQAVNNAMSITKGKSFFITVKDMADAVGKPIGSLTRNESGRHVISSGIAKALDFLVSQGVRIKRLANPNTVQEAIQLAQAESGVTIFAIRCTTTTGKIINHAVIAVRDIAGRLRFADYGGKYYGSLEELVAGLRYGPVDKAGISLMRNQALGTVDELRITGLLEGALGLFKGAVLVIEGMTAIETVDGLDLAAPVAVAATSTPTKRDPAPPEIVKGSFDAFRERKQGKTVIRMPEIVIKAGQKTAPRPDWLTGVQFRLNALGFGAGRVDGIKGPKTTRAVRAFQNSYPPLKVDGVPGQKTQEKLVEICGF comes from the coding sequence GTGGCCTTTTCCGAATACGCGAACTGGTGGGACAAGCAGAAGCGCGAGACCGAGGTCATCCTCGGCGAGTGGGTGCAGGACAATCCGCAGTGGTGGGCGGTGACGATCGCCACCACCGTGCAGACTTCAATGGACCTCGGCGCCGGCTTCGTCGACGTGCTGCGCTTCGGCGAGGGCATGGCCGAGGGTGGGTTCAAGGGGGTCGGCAAGGATGCGCTTCGCCTGCTCGCCATCCTGGGGCCGCTCGGCCGTGCCGGCGGAATGCTCTCCCGGCTCGCTCATCTGCGGCAGATCAGGCTGGCCGTGCAGGTCAGGGGCGTGACCGGGCCCTGCACCTTCCAGGCGGTCAACAACGCCATGTCGATCACCAAGGGGAAGAGCTTCTTCATCACCGTGAAGGACATGGCCGATGCAGTCGGCAAGCCAATCGGTTCGCTGACGCGGAACGAGTCCGGCCGTCATGTGATCTCCTCCGGGATCGCGAAGGCGCTCGACTTCCTGGTTTCCCAGGGCGTCAGGATCAAGCGCCTCGCAAATCCCAACACGGTCCAGGAGGCGATACAGCTCGCACAGGCGGAGAGCGGGGTCACGATCTTCGCGATCCGCTGCACGACGACGACCGGCAAGATCATCAACCACGCGGTCATCGCAGTGCGGGACATCGCCGGGCGGCTGCGCTTCGCCGATTATGGCGGAAAATACTATGGGTCGCTCGAGGAGCTGGTGGCCGGGCTGCGATACGGGCCGGTCGACAAGGCCGGCATCAGCCTGATGCGCAACCAGGCGCTCGGTACGGTGGACGAGCTCAGGATCACCGGTCTGCTGGAGGGGGCTCTGGGACTGTTCAAGGGAGCCGTGCTCGTCATCGAGGGCATGACCGCCATCGAGACCGTAGACGGCCTCGATCTGGCGGCGCCGGTCGCGGTTGCGGCCACGTCCACGCCGACCAAGCGCGATCCGGCCCCGCCTGAAATCGTCAAGGGCAGCTTCGACGCCTTCAGGGAGCGCAAGCAGGGCAAGACGGTCATCCGCATGCCGGAAATCGTCATCAAGGCCGGTCAGAAGACGGCGCCACGTCCAGACTGGCTGACTGGCGTGCAGTTCCGGCTCAACGCGCTGGGCTTCGGCGCAGGGCGAGTCGACGGCATCAAGGGGCCGAAGACCACGAGAGCCGTGAGGGCCTTCCAGAACAGCTATCCGCCGCTCAAGGTCGATGGCGTTCCCGGGCAGAAGACTCAGGAAAAGCTCGTGGAGATCTGCGGCTTCTGA
- the tssH gene encoding type VI secretion system ATPase TssH, translated as MADISLEAVTGKLNRVGYDTFLQALRQAKGAGNRNVELAHWLLQILQGSSNDLTLTADHYKLDRAKLLMDLGGVVEGFRRNETEMPGIANHIADILDRGWHYATLFFGETQIRTGHLLVAALKSNDLRRALSGLSKEFGKIPVDELAAGYGKIWESSQEENLRPMDGSGLRAAGTPGAEAAEGPKGTTALDRFSQDLTAKARAGGMDPILGRDEEIRQVIDVLMRRRQNNPILTGEAGVGKTAIAEGFAQRVAAGDVPPPLRGVKVCALDIGLMQAGASMKGEFEQRLRSVIDEVQSSPTPVILFIDEAHTLIGAGGQAGTGDAANLLKPALARGTLRTVAATTWSEYRQYFEKDPALTRRFQPVLVEEPDVLRCCTMLRGLIGPMEKHHKVRISDAAIVAAVQLSHRYIPARQLPDKAVSLLDTACARVAISQSATPAAIEDARVAISSLEQEKAALTADVDLGTDSAKRLGEIETEIAEKQERLTALQAAWASELAIVEEIKALRAKLGEKAPGAEAKAATAKQEANENVAPETAEAEAPAAELAAGPEEARAALNAKFAMLGEIDPANRMIYAHVDEQSVASVVSDWTGIPVGRMVKDEIETVLGLAETLNKRVVGQGHGIGMIAKRIETNRAKLDNPNKPIGVFMLCGPSGVGKTETALALAEALYGGEQNVITINMSEFQEAHTVSTLKGAPPGYVGYGEGGRLTEAVRRKPYSVVLLDEVEKAHPDVHELFFQVFDKGQMEDGTGRRIDFKNTLIILTSNVGTDEIMSMSANDAAKPDPERMAVSLRPALLKVFPPALIGRLVTIPYYPLSSDMLAGIVRLQLGRIGKRLAENHKATFAYDDAVVEHIVGQCNDPDSGGRMIDNIITNSMLPALSRAILNLQLEKKPLTEARVSVENGSFAYQVA; from the coding sequence ATGGCCGATATCAGCCTCGAAGCCGTCACAGGCAAGCTCAACCGGGTCGGCTACGACACCTTCCTGCAGGCGCTGCGGCAGGCCAAAGGCGCCGGCAATCGCAATGTCGAGCTGGCGCATTGGCTGCTGCAGATCCTGCAGGGCAGCTCCAACGACCTGACCCTCACGGCGGATCACTACAAGCTCGACCGCGCCAAGCTGCTGATGGATCTGGGCGGCGTGGTCGAGGGCTTCCGCCGAAACGAGACGGAGATGCCCGGCATCGCCAACCACATCGCCGATATCCTCGACCGTGGCTGGCACTACGCCACGCTGTTCTTCGGCGAGACGCAGATCAGGACCGGCCACCTGCTGGTCGCGGCGCTGAAGTCGAACGATCTGCGCCGGGCGCTTTCCGGCCTCTCCAAGGAATTCGGCAAGATCCCGGTCGACGAGCTCGCCGCTGGCTACGGCAAGATCTGGGAAAGCTCGCAGGAGGAGAACTTAAGGCCGATGGACGGCTCGGGCTTGCGTGCCGCTGGCACGCCGGGCGCAGAGGCCGCTGAGGGACCGAAGGGCACGACCGCGCTCGACCGCTTCTCGCAGGACCTCACCGCCAAGGCGCGCGCCGGCGGCATGGACCCGATCCTCGGCCGCGACGAGGAGATCCGCCAGGTTATCGACGTGCTGATGCGCCGGCGCCAGAACAACCCGATCCTCACCGGCGAGGCCGGCGTCGGCAAGACCGCGATCGCCGAGGGCTTTGCGCAGCGCGTCGCGGCGGGCGACGTGCCGCCGCCGCTGCGGGGGGTCAAGGTCTGCGCGCTCGATATCGGCCTGATGCAGGCCGGCGCCTCGATGAAGGGCGAGTTCGAGCAGCGCCTGCGCTCGGTGATCGACGAGGTGCAGTCCTCGCCGACGCCGGTCATCCTGTTCATCGACGAGGCGCATACGCTGATCGGCGCCGGTGGTCAGGCCGGGACGGGCGATGCCGCCAATCTGCTCAAGCCCGCGCTGGCGCGCGGCACGCTGCGCACGGTCGCAGCGACGACATGGTCGGAATACCGGCAGTATTTCGAGAAGGATCCGGCGCTGACCCGACGCTTCCAGCCGGTGCTGGTGGAGGAGCCTGACGTGCTGCGCTGCTGCACCATGCTGCGCGGGCTGATCGGTCCGATGGAGAAGCATCACAAGGTCCGCATCTCGGATGCGGCCATCGTCGCTGCGGTGCAGCTTTCGCATCGTTACATCCCCGCCCGGCAGCTTCCCGACAAGGCGGTGAGCCTGCTCGACACGGCCTGCGCCCGCGTCGCCATCAGCCAGAGCGCGACGCCGGCCGCGATCGAGGATGCACGCGTCGCGATCTCCTCGCTGGAGCAGGAGAAGGCGGCGCTGACCGCGGACGTCGATCTCGGCACCGACAGCGCCAAACGGCTCGGCGAGATCGAAACGGAGATCGCGGAGAAGCAGGAGAGGCTGACGGCCCTCCAAGCCGCCTGGGCGAGCGAACTCGCCATCGTCGAGGAGATCAAGGCGCTGCGCGCCAAGCTTGGCGAAAAGGCGCCGGGCGCGGAGGCGAAGGCCGCCACCGCCAAGCAGGAGGCGAATGAGAATGTCGCGCCTGAGACGGCCGAGGCGGAGGCTCCCGCCGCCGAGCTCGCCGCCGGTCCGGAGGAGGCCCGCGCCGCGCTCAACGCCAAATTCGCAATGCTGGGCGAGATCGATCCGGCCAATCGGATGATTTACGCCCATGTCGACGAACAGTCGGTCGCTTCGGTCGTCTCGGACTGGACCGGCATCCCGGTCGGCCGGATGGTGAAGGACGAGATCGAGACGGTGCTCGGCCTGGCCGAGACGCTGAACAAGCGCGTGGTCGGGCAGGGGCATGGCATCGGCATGATCGCCAAGCGCATCGAGACCAACCGCGCCAAGCTCGACAATCCCAACAAGCCGATCGGCGTCTTCATGCTCTGCGGCCCCTCGGGCGTCGGCAAGACCGAGACGGCGCTGGCGCTGGCCGAAGCGCTCTATGGCGGCGAGCAGAACGTCATCACCATCAACATGAGCGAGTTCCAGGAGGCGCATACCGTCTCGACGCTGAAGGGGGCGCCTCCCGGCTATGTCGGCTATGGCGAGGGCGGGCGGCTGACGGAAGCCGTGCGGCGCAAGCCTTATTCGGTCGTGCTGCTCGACGAGGTCGAGAAGGCGCATCCTGACGTGCACGAGCTGTTCTTCCAGGTCTTCGACAAGGGCCAGATGGAGGACGGCACCGGCCGGCGCATCGACTTCAAGAACACGCTGATCATCCTGACCTCGAATGTCGGCACCGATGAGATCATGAGCATGTCCGCCAACGACGCCGCCAAGCCCGATCCGGAGCGGATGGCTGTCAGCCTCAGGCCCGCGCTGCTCAAGGTCTTCCCGCCCGCGCTGATCGGGCGGCTCGTGACCATTCCGTACTATCCGCTCTCCTCGGACATGCTGGCCGGCATCGTCCGGCTGCAGCTCGGGCGCATCGGCAAGCGGCTCGCCGAGAACCACAAGGCGACGTTCGCCTACGACGACGCGGTGGTCGAGCATATCGTCGGCCAGTGCAACGATCCGGACTCGGGCGGGCGCATGATCGACAACATCATCACCAACTCGATGCTGCCGGCGCTCTCGCGTGCCATCCTCAACCTGCAGCTCGAGAAGAAGCCGCTGACCGAGGCGAGGGTCTCCGTCGAGAACGGCAGCTTCGCCTATCAGGTGGCGTGA